A window from Drosophila yakuba strain Tai18E2 chromosome 3L, Prin_Dyak_Tai18E2_2.1, whole genome shotgun sequence encodes these proteins:
- the LOC6532625 gene encoding T-box transcription factor TBX3, producing the protein MLTLPNIADLRLQQQIAQEIYRQQIMQRLPDPLCGLLPNFAGHFVPPPPPPQPTLPGDVEAKLENNELWQQFHTIGTEMIITKCGRRMFPSMRVSLSGLEEEASYCVLLEMVPIGDCRYKFSGSQWVPAGGAEPQSPQRMYLHPESPATGKHWQSQALLFSKVKLTNNTLDNNGHIVLASMHKYQPRLHVVRTSDLGQIPWAPQQAFVFPETEFIAVTAYQNDRITKLKIDNNPFAKGFRESGQSRCKRKINDSPPPSQPEMNQVDQSPVTSPLAKRLRLVEEFPHHHQSHQNHQSHQNHPSAAMQRHYLLDALEANFYVPAPPPPAIEYAKHIGGAYPSWAYTPPSPASSVSSAGSTSGESAAEREADADADTFVDVVGTAPAAPPPPTATTTAPPSSDPMAKPKRSSFSISDILGTSSSI; encoded by the exons ATGTTGACCTTGCCCAACATCGCCGATCTGCgtctgcagcagcagatcgCCCAGGAGATATACCGCCAGCAGATTATGCAACGATTACCCG ATCCACTCTGCGGCCTGTTGCCCAACTTTGCCGGACACTTtgtgccaccgccaccaccgccgcaaCCCACTTTGCCCGGCGATGTGGAGGCCAAGCTGGAGAACAACGAACTGTGGCAGCAGTTCCACACCATCGGCACCGAGATGATCATCACCAAGTGCGGCAG ACGCATGTTCCCTTCGATGCGGGTTTCTCTCAGTGgcctggaggaggaggccagCTACTGTGTGCTCCTGGAGATGGTGCCCATTGGCGACTGTCGCTACAAGTTCTCCGGCTCCCAGTGGGTGCCGGCCGGAGGAGCCGAGCCCCAGAGCCCCCAGCGCATGTATCTGCATCCGGAGAGTCCGGCCACCGGAAAACACTGGCAATCGCAGGCTCTGCTCTTCAGCAAAGTGAAGCTGACGAACAACACGCTGGATAACAATGGTCAT ATCGTCTTGGCCAGCATGCACAAGTATCAGCCGCGTCTGCATGTCGTACGTACCTCTGATCTCGGCCAGATTCCGTGGGCACCCCAGCAGGCCTTTGTCTTCCCGGAGACGGAGTTTATAGCCGTAACGGCTTATCAG AATGACCGCATCACCAAGCTGAAGATCGACAACAATCCCTTTGCCAAGGGATTCCGTGAGTCGGGTCAGTCGAGATGCAAAAGGAAGATAAATGACTCGCCACCGCCATCGCAGCCAGAGATGAACCAGGTGGACCAAAGTCCGGTGACATCGCCGTTAGCCAAACGGTTGCGACTCGTGGAGGAATTtccccatcatcatcagaGTCATCAGAATCATCAGAGTCATCAGAATCATCCAAGTGCGGCGATGCAGCGTCACTATCTGCTGGATGCTCTGGAGGCCAATTTCTATGTGCCAgcgccaccgccgccggcCATCGAGTATGCCAAGCACATCGGCGGTGCCTATCCAAGTTGGGCCTACACCCCGCCATCCCCTGCCTCCTCCGTCTCCTCGGCGGGCTCCACGAGCGGCGAGTCCGCTGCCGAACGAGAGGCAGATGCCGATGCCGACACCTTTGTAGATGTGGTTGGAACCgcaccagctgctcctccgcctcctACTGCTACTACTACTGCTCCGCCATCCAGCGATCCGATGGCCAAGCCGAAGCGCAGCAGCTTCAGCATCTCGGACATATTGGGAACCAGCTCGtccatttaa